One stretch of Chryseobacterium indologenes DNA includes these proteins:
- a CDS encoding mechanosensitive ion channel family protein yields MKDDLQDTKNYLQEISEQLYIYITQISPSGLDWVFHIIVKLALLCAVFLIVDFVLKFSINAVFRLFHNENKFPVLKSIYQSKITNSVAHFAALTIVGGIQGSIFPEGALPKTTIFIIRCVNLGLVMILAGMLYRSLTALRNYFSIKQDFYKIMALNAISETVKILGIFVFSVVGLCVVFGIKGTTIVGSLGAITAVLVLVFRDTILGFVTGIHVATSKNMKVGDWISIPKYSIEGNITEISLLTTKITNFDKTVSTIPTYDFLTTEIKNMQIMSESNNRRIKKSIYFNINSFKFLTDEDIERLKEINLIADYLEQKRVEIRREKESLSNNDKTINGRQLTNIGVFRYYAQKYIENDPDIEKNATRMVRQLEITPQGLPLEVYCFANDSKWEHFEQIQADIFDHLLVASKEFELQVMQISIKV; encoded by the coding sequence ATGAAAGATGACCTACAGGATACCAAAAACTATTTGCAGGAAATAAGCGAACAGTTATACATTTATATCACCCAGATTTCACCCTCAGGGTTGGATTGGGTTTTTCATATCATTGTAAAGCTGGCATTGCTCTGCGCAGTATTCCTGATTGTAGATTTTGTTTTAAAATTTTCTATCAATGCTGTTTTTCGTCTTTTTCATAATGAAAATAAATTCCCTGTACTTAAATCTATTTATCAATCCAAGATCACCAATTCGGTAGCACATTTTGCCGCTCTTACGATTGTTGGAGGGATACAGGGGTCCATATTTCCGGAAGGAGCGTTACCTAAAACTACCATTTTTATCATACGATGTGTGAATCTGGGACTGGTCATGATTCTTGCCGGAATGTTGTACAGGTCATTAACGGCATTGAGAAATTACTTTTCTATCAAACAGGATTTCTATAAAATTATGGCATTGAATGCCATTTCGGAAACAGTGAAAATCCTGGGGATTTTTGTGTTTTCTGTAGTGGGGCTTTGTGTGGTCTTCGGAATTAAAGGAACTACTATTGTTGGAAGTTTGGGGGCTATTACAGCAGTTTTGGTGCTTGTTTTCAGAGATACCATCCTTGGATTTGTAACAGGGATTCACGTGGCGACTTCCAAAAATATGAAAGTTGGAGATTGGATCAGTATTCCCAAATACAGTATAGAAGGAAATATTACAGAGATAAGCCTTCTGACTACAAAAATCACCAATTTTGATAAAACGGTTTCTACCATTCCAACCTATGATTTCCTGACTACAGAGATCAAAAATATGCAGATTATGTCTGAATCCAATAACAGGAGAATTAAGAAGTCTATCTATTTTAATATCAATTCTTTTAAATTTCTCACGGATGAGGATATTGAGCGTTTAAAAGAAATTAACCTTATTGCAGACTATCTTGAACAAAAAAGAGTGGAAATCAGGAGAGAAAAAGAAAGTCTGAGCAATAATGACAAGACCATTAACGGAAGACAGCTTACGAATATTGGGGTTTTCAGATATTATGCACAAAAATATATCGAAAATGATCCCGATATTGAAAAAAATGCAACAAGAATGGTCAGACAGCTGGAAATTACCCCACAAGGCCTTCCGCTTGAAGTGTATTGTTTTGCGAATGATTCTAAATGGGAACATTTCGAGCAGATTCAGGCAGATATTTTTGATCATTTATTGGTAGCTTCCAAAGAATTTGAACTTCAGGTGATGCAGATAAGTATTAAAGTATAA
- a CDS encoding DUF456 domain-containing protein: MDTTVINILCLILLFVGILGTFLPVLPGLLLSICGLLIYKFGTDADLPMLYVWAFGVLTAASVVLSYVIPARTNRKYGGTRWGSIGSVIGTIVGIFIPIPLGFLVGMFAGVFIGEMLHDSKDMNKALQSTKGALIGFIYGTGFSFVVGVAMFLVVLLNMFDII, encoded by the coding sequence ATGGATACCACTGTCATTAATATTCTCTGTCTTATTTTATTGTTTGTTGGAATATTGGGAACATTTCTCCCGGTTTTACCTGGACTTTTATTAAGTATTTGCGGTTTGCTGATCTACAAATTCGGGACGGATGCTGATCTGCCCATGCTGTATGTATGGGCCTTTGGAGTTCTCACTGCGGCTTCTGTTGTTTTAAGCTATGTGATTCCTGCAAGAACCAACAGGAAATATGGAGGTACCCGCTGGGGAAGCATCGGATCTGTAATAGGAACGATTGTGGGGATATTTATTCCTATTCCGCTGGGTTTCCTGGTGGGAATGTTTGCAGGTGTATTTATTGGTGAAATGCTTCACGACAGCAAGGATATGAATAAAGCTTTACAATCTACCAAAGGAGCTTTAATCGGTTTTATTTATGGTACCGGATTCAGTTTCGTAGTAGGTGTGGCAATGTTTTTGGTAGTACTTCTTAATATGTTTGATATAATTTAA